The Triticum urartu cultivar G1812 unplaced genomic scaffold, Tu2.1 TuUngrouped_contig_4583, whole genome shotgun sequence genome includes a region encoding these proteins:
- the LOC125528032 gene encoding uncharacterized protein LOC125528032, which produces MGLCMSSGSAAAAVRAKGQPASTAMVLLPTGELQEYPRPATAGQALDDSVAGDAGWFLCDADEMPFEGPVAAVGVAEELRPGQIYFLLPAEARRNGLRREDLAALAVRASAALVKKANTAASSAGVGRRRRAGSVAPLVFAPPQEVVETVAYKTVPALAAKRRPVARANSSGRMQPRFAPDLTAIPECE; this is translated from the coding sequence ATGGGGCTCTGCATGTCCAGCggcagcgcggcggcggcggtgcgggcaAAGGGACAGCCTGCCTCGACGGCTATGGTACTGCTGCCAACGGGTGAGCTGCAGGAGTACCCGCGCCCGGCCACAGCGGGCCAGGCGCTTGACGACTCGGTGGCTGGGGACGCCGGTTGGTTCCTGTGCGACGCCGACGAGATGCCGTTCGAGGGCCCCGTGGCCGCCGTGGGCGTGGCCGAGGAGCTCCGCCCGGGGCAGATATACTTCTTGCTGCCCGCTGAGGCTCGGCGGAACGGCCTCCGGCGCGAGGACCTCGCTGCTCTCGCTGTCAGGGCGTCTGCGGCCCTTGTTAAAAAGGCCAACACCGCAGCATCGTCTGCCGGCGTTGGACGGCGGAGGCGCGCCGGCTCGGTGGCGCCGCTCGTCTTCGCCCCACCCCAGGAGGTCGTCGAGACCGTCGCTTACAAGACCGTGCCGGCGCTCGCAGCGAAGAGGCGGCCGGTGGCGCGTGCGAATAGTTCCGGGAGGATGCAGCCGCGCTTCGCGCCCGATCTGACCGCCATTCCCGAGTGCGAGTGA